The segment GTACCTATGTGCTTTTGTGGTGATCCTTGCAAGGTAGAAATTTCGGAAGACGAGGAAACCTATCGGCAGAGGTATTGGATGTGTTCGAATTTTGCCTGGGAGCCTACGCCAAAACAACGCCGCAGTAACTTTATTGTAAGTTATTTTTTCTATTGTGAACTTATTAATTTGTGTCCTACGAAGCATGATTTAAATTTTTGAACAAATATATTTGTTGCAGACCCCTCCACCATTGTGTGATTTTGAGCAGTGGATCGACACTGAGGTTAAGGAGTCCGACAAGCGGCTTCTACAAGGCCTAAAGGAGTGGGATGCAGAGCGTGCAGAGATATTAGAGAAGAGACGTAGAGAGGAGGCTCAAAAGAGGGAGcacaaggaagaggaggaaagaAGACGTGTTGCTGCAGCTCGGGAGGAGAGGGAAAAGAAGCTTGAGCGTGTGCGCCGAGCGAAGGCAGCTATTGATGAGAATCCAGATGCCCAGAGGAAGGGAAAGTGGCCTCGTTGCACTCAGTAGTTACATTACCTTCTTGTTCTTTGTTTGGTTCATGGACAATATTGTTTTGTGTTGGACTTTTCAATTTGTTGTTATGTAATGcactttagcaattttaatttggtttcattattagtagacaatatttttatttgagtaTTGCATAGGCAATGAAATGAGGATAATTAGTTGAAATAGAAGTTAACGAACTAGTATATTGCATAACTAGTAGCACACATCACATTGAATGGCATGTCAAAACATGCACCAAACAAGGGTGCAGAGGTCCGAGACTAAACCTAACATGCCTTAGGTAATTCAAGCAATTAACAAGCACAGGGAATGGCATGTGAGAACATATACCACACAAAGGTACATAGTTCTTTCGACTAACCCTAACATGCCTTAGGTGATTAAACCAAACAACAAACATATGGATGTGGCATGTGAATTAGTTCAGTTCTACCTAGTAGTGTGGCCACATAGCAAACTGTGTTGCCCCTTCTCCATAGTATCCTCCCGTtgttgttggtggtggtgggggtggTGGTGAAGGAGGGCCCTTGTTCTTGTGATTAGGGCATGTGCAGTATGGATCATTGCATATTGTGTTTTGGGAGCCAGTAGCATTGCTGTTGTCGTCCTCTTCGTCGTCcttgtaaccacagctaacttcCGTTTCTAAATCAAAGATACGGTCCTGCAGGTAGTAGATGTACTCTGCATGGGGATGAATAGGTCTAGGATCGACCCATCTGGTGAAGCCACAGTTCTCTTTTGACAAGGATGACTGCAATAAGTATGTAGCTTTAGCACAAGAGAGTATCTTATTGAAGGTTGAATTAGTAATATGACTTACCCATGCTCGTGGACATTTGAAGAAACGACGGCCTCCATCTATCCCCTCTGTGTACATCTGCACCAAACAATCCTCACCATGCATACATTTTGGCCACTCTTCTTTTCGGTCATCATATGCCCTCAGTGGTGCCTCTTTAGTAAAATCATGTTTGCTCTCAAGGGGGAACCTATCATAAATTGCTTCCTCAAAGTCTTTAGGACCAAGAGGACCCTCCCAAAGAAAGGGATTACCCTTCATCGCCGCCTTTCCCTTTTCCTTCCCTCTAGACGACCCTCCAGACATTTTTACTTGAACTGAACAATCTCAAGTGAGTAGCAACGCTCTCACCACTGCGTATATATATAGGAACCCAATAGTTGGTAGCCGTTGTAGTATATAATAAATGCACCTGAAAAGCCTAGATTCTATTACTGAAAAGCCTagttgaaaactgaaaagtctaTTTGGATTGTCATCTGAAAAGGCTAGATTCGTTCACTGTTTCGGATGTGATGATTCAATGAAAAGCCATATTGGTTCACTGTTTCTGAAAAGCCTACACTGCGAAAACCAATAGGAATGGACCACAGAATATGTGCACTACATTGAATAATTCATGGAAAAAATTTGCAAGAGTTTCCCCTATTTATGGTACATCCACAGTTATAAATAGACATCACAGTACAATACAAACATTGATTCATCCAAATATCACAACACAAGCACATACGCCATCAGGAATGATAGTTCAGATAGTCCACAGAGACCATACAGTCCCATATAGTACAAATAGTCCACAAAGTTCACAGTGTCGATACATGCAAAATAACAGAAGTTATGCCATCAATTCTAAGCTGCTACCATGGTGTTAGCACAGAAGTCATCCTCACTGCCTCCTAGTCTTACCCTTACCCTTGTGGCCAAGAGCATCGGTGCCTGGAGTGTACCTACAAGGCGAACGACGTCGCCTTCTTGCAACCTGCGTAGGCTGAGTAGAAGGAGCATCAGGAAGCTGAGATAACCCAAGCTCGTCATAGTCACGCTCCTCGGCCACCCCCTCTtcgtcctcatcatcatcgcttTGAAAAGTGTCCATAGTTGGCCGAGACGAGCTCTGTCCTCCAGATCCTATAAACATTGTTCAAATTATGTGTGCACTTAATTCATTATCTCATACCATGAAAATTGCTTAGTTCAATTAAACAACAAATTTAATAAAATTATACCTCCCAAAGAAGATGTACCATGCACAACAGGTGTGTTGCATTGTCGTTCCTGTGGCACATGCACATTCATCGCAGCACTAGTACCGCAACCGCACCGAGCTGCAGCACGCCTAAGCCTACGTGCTAGTCTCTATTATGCAAACATTAAAATTCATATTGTTAGATATATGATAAATGAGGGTCGTAATACTTGTTCTTAGATAAATTCGATGTCAAGTACTTACTCCAAGAAAGTTGTTTAGTGTGTGCTCGTCCACACCTGTTCTTGGAAACCGTTCGATGTCAAGTACAGATTGCTTTATTGCGTTGCCCTATAAGATAAGACATGTAATAGTTTATATAGGTGCAATTTATAAAGTGGAAAGGACAACAATCGTACAATTGTATAGTGGAAAGGACATGTACCACTCGGTCCAAGACAGGTGCTGCCTCGATAAGTGTCCCTTGTCGTGCTGCTAGGTCATAGGAAGTGTCCTCATCCTCAGATGATTCAAGGTACGCATAATCTGCTTGGGTCCACTGAATTTTCAACcttgttcgtgtaacacctaggTACCAAGTAAGGTATGCACGAAAATTGTAGTTGGTATGTGGTTGCTCATTTTCGTAGAGGTTGTCATGAAACTGGTCCCACACCTCTATGTACTGACGATGCAACGTTTCAAACTCAAatgtcttcttttgcttctgacGATCAATCCTAAAATTAAATATTAAAGATGAAAATAATAACACAGATTTAACAACATTGATTCTAAAACTCAGTACGGGGTTAAAATATTGAACTAGCAACATGAATATAGTAGGTAtgaaataaatttcagcaagtaGGTTGTAGTAGCACACTTCAAATATGATAGAAAAGACTAAGgatataaatttcagcaagcatggatctgcaatatcacatttataaatttcagcaagcatgGATAGGCACTAAGCATGTAAATTTCAGCAACATTtatataaatttcagcaagcatgTAAAAAGTACCAACATGCATATAGGGGgtaataaatttcagcaaggaTTTATATTGGACCAAGTAGcaaataaatttcagcaatCATGTAATTTTCAGCAACATTTAAGGTATTGAAATTTGAATAAATATTGAACTTTGAATAAATTGCAGTCAACATATCTATCAAATGCATGGAATAAATTACCAAAATAACTTACTTGTGCAGCTCCACGGAAGTATCAAATGGAGGGAC is part of the Sorghum bicolor cultivar BTx623 chromosome 10, Sorghum_bicolor_NCBIv3, whole genome shotgun sequence genome and harbors:
- the LOC110431378 gene encoding leucine-rich repeat-containing protein 59-like, producing MCFCGDPCKVEISEDEETYRQRYWMCSNFAWEPTPKQRRSNFITPPPLCDFEQWIDTEVKESDKRLLQGLKEWDAERAEILEKRRREEAQKREHKEEEERRRVAAAREEREKKLERVRRAKAAIDENPDAQRKGKWPRCTQ